Genomic window (Chryseobacterium bernardetii):
TTCTGGGAAGGGTAGTATGGTGTTTGTCCTTTTTCGTGAATTAAGAAATACTGTTCCAGTTCTTTCAGGAACTGCTCACTGGAAAGACCGCTCAGGTCATTCAGGATTCTGTTGTAATCGTGAATCTTGATGGACTGATTGGAAACGATGAAGCTGTATACAAAGTTATAAAGCTCTGTACCGTTATGCCTTTTGTTCTTATCCTTATGTTTTTTAGCATTTAATGCTGTAGAACCAATTCTGTGGTGTCCGTCTGCAATATAGAATGAATCGATCTGATCAATTACTTCCTTAAACTGCTGAAGCTTCAGACGATTGTCTATTCTCCATATTTTATGTCTGATTCCAATGCTGTCTACATGATTGAAGATGGGTACGTTCTTTTCCTCATGGTTCATCAGTAACTCAATTTTGGAATTGGCAGGGTAGGTAAGCAATACCGGTTCGGCCTGAAGATTTACTTTTTCAAGATAATGGGCCAGTTTTTCTTTTTTCTGGGGAATGGTACTTTCGTGCCTTTTGATTTTCCCATTCCAGAAATCTTCAATGCTGGCAAGACCTAAAAGGCCTCTGAAAATTTGTTTGTCAGGATATATTTGTTCATAAAGATAATATGCAGAATTATCCTGAACAAGTTTTTTTTCTTCCAGAAGTTCTTCAAATGTGGAACGGATCTTTCTCAGATTTCGGTCTACATCCTTAGATTTACTTACAACATAGGGTTTTATCATGT
Coding sequences:
- a CDS encoding DUF1015 domain-containing protein — translated: MPVFKPFRGIRPHRDFEDTFPTHPLDNFTQEEIAEKAQVENTYINMIKPYVVSKSKDVDRNLRKIRSTFEELLEEKKLVQDNSAYYLYEQIYPDKQIFRGLLGLASIEDFWNGKIKRHESTIPQKKEKLAHYLEKVNLQAEPVLLTYPANSKIELLMNHEEKNVPIFNHVDSIGIRHKIWRIDNRLKLQQFKEVIDQIDSFYIADGHHRIGSTALNAKKHKDKNKRHNGTELYNFVYSFIVSNQSIKIHDYNRILNDLSGLSSEQFLKELEQYFLIHEKGQTPYYPSQKFHISMYLEGKFYSLHVKHDLRSKEMSLDNLDHHLLDKYIFKGILKIEDPDSSDLISYVKGTSNINGINILKEKIDSGEGKAGFGIFPVSFNDMIKISDLKLSMPPKCTFIEPKLITALVMYDMKP